In one window of Arthrobacter pascens DNA:
- a CDS encoding DUF4193 domain-containing protein: MATDYDAPRKSEEDLNEDSLEELKSRRSDKPTAVVEEDESDLAAGFELPGADLSGEELLVLVVPPQADEFTCSSCFLVRHRSQIAREKDGRFYCKECEG; encoded by the coding sequence ATGGCCACCGACTACGATGCGCCGAGAAAGTCCGAAGAAGACCTCAACGAGGATTCGCTGGAGGAGCTGAAGTCGCGGCGGTCGGATAAGCCCACCGCTGTGGTGGAAGAGGACGAAAGCGATCTGGCTGCAGGCTTCGAGCTTCCGGGAGCAGATCTGTCAGGTGAGGAACTCCTCGTCCTGGTTGTCCCGCCGCAGGCTGATGAATTCACGTGTTCGTCCTGCTTCCTGGTCAGGCACCGTTCCCAGATCGCTCGCGAAAAGGACGGACGGTTCTATTGCAAGGAATGCGAAGGCTGA
- the sepH gene encoding septation protein SepH — MQDLRLVGVHDDGAHLLLSGAGGEMFRLPIDEALRAASRPPVKGAAAAAPVPMSPRDIQSRIRSGATAADVAELSGLPLAKVERYEGPVLAEREYVAQQARKLEVASPSPGHDTYRSVFGDNPASLNDMVAHRLSAYGIEPSSVEWDSWRRPDGSWTVAARFEAKSGGTSGIGEEPPALWTFSPARKSLQNANRWAQQLSELEPLDGPVPARRLAAVSDRPFDFETDADAAAARHSSGPASPHPGKDADGLLDMLRARRGQRLGVDEDADDALALLLTHGVPAAHPRPSEVPAEPEHRETAPAGAAGTGQETPAAPADPLTRRREGRPSMLSRLSLIPPHREFPDDTLKLHDGVSTDTREITIVASPLRPASPTATSHDTASSNAKAPPNDTATQGDIAPGKDVAPGKDPARPETGNTPPSVGLDELLGGGQRRTARPPAADDNASGARNERDADVPERQPARPKRSSIPTWDEIVFGTRGD; from the coding sequence ATGCAGGATCTACGGCTTGTAGGCGTGCACGACGACGGAGCGCATCTCCTGTTGAGCGGTGCCGGCGGCGAGATGTTCCGGCTGCCGATCGATGAAGCACTGCGGGCGGCCAGCCGGCCTCCGGTTAAAGGAGCGGCGGCGGCCGCTCCCGTTCCCATGTCCCCGCGGGACATCCAGTCGAGGATCCGCAGCGGCGCCACCGCCGCGGATGTGGCTGAGCTTTCCGGGCTGCCCCTGGCAAAGGTCGAACGCTACGAGGGCCCGGTCCTTGCCGAACGGGAGTACGTTGCCCAGCAGGCGCGGAAATTGGAGGTGGCTTCACCGTCGCCCGGCCACGACACCTACCGCTCGGTCTTTGGTGACAATCCTGCGTCACTGAATGACATGGTGGCCCACCGGCTTTCGGCGTACGGCATTGAACCCTCTTCGGTGGAATGGGATTCCTGGCGGCGTCCGGATGGCAGCTGGACAGTTGCCGCGCGTTTCGAAGCGAAGTCCGGGGGCACATCCGGCATCGGTGAGGAACCGCCTGCACTCTGGACGTTCAGCCCCGCACGCAAGTCCTTGCAGAATGCCAACCGCTGGGCCCAGCAGCTCAGTGAGTTGGAGCCGCTGGACGGGCCGGTGCCGGCGCGCCGCCTTGCGGCCGTATCGGACCGGCCCTTCGACTTTGAAACGGATGCGGACGCGGCAGCAGCCCGCCACTCATCCGGACCCGCCTCACCGCACCCGGGCAAGGATGCCGACGGGCTCCTGGACATGCTCCGAGCCCGTCGCGGCCAGCGCCTCGGCGTTGACGAGGACGCTGACGATGCTCTTGCCCTTCTGTTGACCCACGGCGTCCCGGCGGCGCATCCCAGGCCATCGGAAGTCCCCGCCGAACCGGAACACCGCGAGACTGCACCGGCAGGCGCGGCCGGTACCGGCCAGGAAACGCCGGCCGCCCCGGCGGATCCGCTCACCCGCAGGCGCGAGGGCAGGCCATCGATGCTGTCACGGCTGAGCCTCATCCCGCCGCACAGGGAATTCCCGGATGACACGCTTAAACTGCACGACGGCGTCAGTACCGATACACGGGAGATCACCATTGTGGCGTCCCCGCTCCGCCCGGCCTCCCCCACTGCCACTTCACATGACACTGCCTCTTCGAATGCCAAAGCCCCTCCGAATGACACTGCAACACAGGGTGACATTGCCCCCGGGAAAGACGTGGCCCCTGGAAAGGACCCGGCCCGCCCGGAGACAGGAAACACGCCGCCGAGTGTTGGCCTTGACGAGCTGCTGGGCGGCGGCCAGAGGCGCACGGCCCGGCCGCCGGCCGCTGACGACAATGCCTCCGGCGCACGCAATGAGCGCGATGCCGACGTGCCGGAACGGCAGCCGGCCAGGCCCAAGCGCTCGAGCATTCCCACCTGGGATGAAATCGTGTTCGGGACCAGGGGCGACTGA
- a CDS encoding thymidine kinase, whose product MAELVFFSGTMDCGKSTLALQMDYNHRARGRGGVRFSRNDRAGGSRISSRLGLETDAVEVVDGMDFWDEVVNRRTRGQRVDYLICDEAQFYSPEQVEQLARVVDEIDVDVFAFGITADFRTRLFPGSQRLIELADRVQVLQVEALCWCGRRATQNARTVDGVMVIEGAQVVVGDVDMAVDQTAAGGEGHEPVVGYETLCRRHYMRRVTAHGANLMAQQDQLLPFEVDACLWRGSGGTTG is encoded by the coding sequence GTGGCTGAGCTGGTGTTCTTCTCGGGAACCATGGACTGCGGAAAGTCCACGCTGGCATTGCAGATGGACTACAACCACCGTGCCAGGGGACGGGGCGGCGTACGGTTCAGCCGCAACGACCGCGCCGGCGGTTCCAGGATATCGAGCCGGCTGGGCCTGGAAACTGATGCCGTGGAAGTTGTGGACGGCATGGATTTCTGGGATGAGGTGGTCAACCGGCGCACGCGGGGCCAGCGGGTGGACTACCTGATCTGTGATGAGGCACAGTTCTATTCCCCGGAACAGGTGGAGCAGCTGGCCAGGGTGGTGGATGAGATCGACGTCGACGTTTTCGCTTTCGGAATCACCGCGGACTTCCGGACGCGGCTTTTTCCCGGCTCGCAGCGGCTGATCGAACTTGCCGACCGGGTCCAGGTGCTCCAGGTTGAAGCGCTGTGCTGGTGCGGGCGCCGGGCCACACAGAACGCCCGTACGGTCGATGGCGTGATGGTCATCGAAGGTGCCCAGGTGGTGGTCGGAGACGTGGACATGGCCGTCGACCAGACCGCCGCCGGGGGCGAGGGGCATGAGCCGGTGGTGGGCTACGAAACCCTCTGCCGCCGCCACTACATGCGGCGTGTGACCGCACACGGTGCCAACCTGATGGCGCAGCAGGACCAGCTCCTGCCTTTTGAGGTGGATGCCTGCCTGTGGCGTGGCTCCGGCGGGACCACGGGCTAG
- a CDS encoding alkaline phosphatase family protein, producing MPEQGKTITAVPPDRNPLTVNLPPAPAFGQRSIAEVLTSAAASLGVEGFVNTLGLPRASRVCVVVADGLGRSLLKQKSAHTPFLRSVMQAGQGEVPVWLDSTFPSTTAAALASFGTGLVPGQHGLVGFDVLDPDQDKVVNMLGNWDAGVDPLAWQPFPTVLERAAAWVDVTTVSLPQFGNSPMTRAALRGGRFISATTAHARTAAAAEAMAANSPSLMYFYVNELDKAGHRYGCQSEQWEHQLEELDATVRRLNASLPAGTVVLLTADHGMLDVPEQQRIDFAEDPALIDGVRHTAGEPRMVHLYLEDATDAAGRERLLDAWRARFGERVWAFTREEALAGGLFGPLRPAVGPRIGDVMIAARDTLALYDTRRVRPTAMEVVGQHGSLTKAEREVPLLCFRAEGRKTGRG from the coding sequence ATGCCGGAGCAAGGAAAAACCATCACTGCAGTGCCGCCTGACAGAAACCCGCTGACGGTGAACCTGCCGCCGGCCCCTGCCTTCGGCCAGCGGTCCATCGCCGAGGTGCTGACCAGCGCGGCGGCGAGCCTGGGAGTGGAGGGCTTCGTCAACACCCTTGGGCTTCCCAGGGCTTCTCGTGTCTGCGTTGTCGTGGCAGACGGGCTGGGCCGGAGCCTGCTGAAGCAGAAGTCGGCCCATACACCGTTCCTGCGCTCCGTCATGCAGGCAGGGCAGGGTGAGGTCCCTGTATGGCTCGACTCCACGTTTCCCTCCACAACTGCGGCGGCGCTCGCAAGTTTCGGCACGGGACTGGTGCCCGGCCAGCACGGCCTGGTGGGTTTCGACGTCCTGGACCCGGACCAGGACAAGGTGGTCAACATGCTGGGCAACTGGGATGCCGGAGTGGATCCCCTGGCCTGGCAGCCATTTCCCACGGTGCTCGAACGGGCCGCCGCATGGGTTGATGTGACCACTGTCAGCCTCCCGCAATTCGGCAACTCGCCCATGACCCGGGCGGCGCTGCGCGGCGGGCGCTTCATCTCCGCCACGACAGCCCATGCACGCACCGCCGCTGCAGCCGAAGCCATGGCAGCCAATTCGCCGTCACTGATGTACTTCTACGTCAACGAACTGGATAAGGCCGGCCACCGTTACGGATGCCAGTCCGAACAGTGGGAACACCAGCTTGAAGAACTCGACGCCACCGTCAGGCGGCTCAACGCCTCGCTTCCGGCCGGAACAGTGGTGCTGCTCACCGCGGACCACGGCATGCTTGATGTTCCTGAGCAGCAGAGGATTGATTTCGCGGAGGATCCGGCGCTCATCGACGGGGTGCGGCACACGGCGGGGGAGCCCCGGATGGTCCACCTCTACCTTGAAGACGCAACGGATGCCGCCGGCCGTGAGCGCCTGCTGGACGCCTGGCGGGCCCGCTTTGGCGAGAGGGTCTGGGCCTTTACCCGGGAGGAGGCCCTGGCCGGAGGGCTTTTCGGGCCGCTGCGCCCCGCCGTCGGGCCCCGCATCGGCGACGTGATGATCGCGGCGAGGGACACCCTGGCCCTGTATGACACCCGCCGCGTGCGGCCGACGGCGATGGAGGTAGTGGGCCAGCACGGATCACTGACCAAGGCCGAACGCGAAGTCCCGCTGCTGTGCTTCAGGGCGGAAGGCAGGAAGACCGGACGTGGCTGA
- a CDS encoding DUF5998 family protein, translating to MSSQPPTPVPPTPGNDSQAVRLHSSHSHSAQGQSLDGALQQAGFYPRLVADVVDDALDGRDCVAHLVHLETHFDRAEVRRHITVLVLTSDMLVITHVDDQQLDEAGEQIVAQISTESVPVAQIRSVVLSYMYAQPQNYKPSDPVRELTLAIAWSGGQRLDMGPASCGDPQCEADHGYSGTIAQEDIVLRISAEADGLQAVQDAKLFARALRAVNTGSTAPVLHAGQTLQPRPRAGVFGNRLSRGHQQR from the coding sequence ATGAGCTCACAGCCTCCCACGCCGGTGCCCCCAACGCCCGGCAATGACAGCCAGGCAGTCCGCCTCCACAGCTCACACAGCCACAGCGCGCAGGGCCAGAGCCTGGACGGCGCGCTGCAGCAGGCAGGCTTCTACCCCCGGCTTGTGGCCGACGTGGTTGACGATGCCCTGGATGGCCGCGACTGCGTCGCCCATCTGGTGCACCTGGAGACACACTTTGACCGGGCCGAAGTGCGTCGCCACATTACGGTTCTGGTCCTGACGTCGGACATGCTGGTGATCACCCACGTGGACGACCAGCAGCTCGACGAAGCGGGCGAACAGATCGTCGCCCAAATCTCCACCGAGTCGGTGCCCGTCGCCCAGATCCGCTCGGTTGTACTCAGCTACATGTACGCCCAGCCGCAGAATTACAAACCCTCCGACCCCGTCCGGGAGCTCACCCTGGCCATCGCGTGGTCCGGCGGCCAAAGGCTGGACATGGGACCGGCCAGCTGCGGCGATCCTCAGTGCGAGGCGGACCACGGCTACAGCGGCACCATTGCCCAGGAGGACATCGTCCTGCGCATCAGCGCCGAGGCGGACGGCCTCCAGGCAGTCCAGGACGCCAAACTCTTCGCCCGCGCCCTCCGCGCAGTGAACACCGGATCGACCGCTCCCGTGCTGCATGCGGGGCAGACGCTCCAGCCCCGCCCCCGCGCCGGCGTGTTCGGAAACCGCCTGAGCCGCGGACACCAGCAGCGCTAA
- a CDS encoding bifunctional acetate--CoA ligase family protein/GNAT family N-acetyltransferase, with translation MVDRPGDSLYPEHWEADVVLRDGGTAHLRPIRPADADAVQAFHTGQSQNSIYMRFFAFKARLSSKELKRFTEVDHKDRVAFVITIGGEIIGIGRYDRLDDPEEAEVAFNIADAHQGRGLGSILLEHLAAAAHENGIRRFSAEVLPENRKMLMVFSDAGYDVKRHFDDGVVSLEFDIDPTEKSRAVMESREHRAEARSVRDLLAPSSVAVIGASRSWGTVGYQLLEHIVEGGFPGPVYAINPEALELAGMLSFARLSDVPEPVQLAVIAVPYEEVSTVADDCAAAGVKGMVIVSAGFADDGERGLARQRDLVRKARANGMRVIGPASLGILNAHPEVSLNASMAPTLPPRGGLGLFSQSAAIGVSLYAASSRRRLGLSTFLSAGNRADVSGNDMMQFWEDDADTTAVGLYLESIGNPRKFSRLARRLARTKPVIVAKSESMGLRLPPGHAVRTTQAPAGALDAMMRQAGVIRVETVEQLADVAQIVSGQPLPAGPDLAVFSNSLALGKVVADSASAHGLGVERVVTDVDLDAGMSLALPALRASLRAVLASDTVHAMVAALLPARGLTVEKIAEVLAECSAEAGKPVVAAFTGILDPSVYVEGMVGEDQPVPCFSNAGAAVAALAAVVRYAEWLARDQGHFAEPAGCHPERARVQLDGLLRDVHGEQLMQLDTDAAASLLGHYGINVLPSVGFDTAEQAVDAADRLGWPVALKTTEPSLRHRLDLGGVRLDIEDPDSLRRNIVQMRRALSPYGSPSLEVQSMAPVGQACTFRAIEDPLLGPVVSFGLAGDAVNLLDDWAHRVPPLSAADVKDFIRAPRAARKLFGYQGLPAVDVAALEELAGRMAWMKDNHPEIALVEFNPVLCGTRGVAILAADVRIGNPAHRTDSARRAMLG, from the coding sequence ATGGTGGATCGGCCCGGGGACAGCTTATATCCGGAACATTGGGAGGCCGATGTCGTCCTCAGGGACGGCGGAACCGCCCACCTGAGGCCGATCCGGCCCGCGGATGCTGACGCCGTCCAGGCCTTCCACACAGGACAGTCGCAGAATTCAATCTACATGCGCTTCTTTGCGTTCAAGGCCAGGCTGTCCAGCAAGGAACTCAAGCGCTTCACCGAAGTGGACCACAAGGACCGGGTGGCCTTCGTGATCACCATCGGCGGTGAAATCATTGGTATCGGCCGTTACGACAGGCTTGATGATCCCGAAGAGGCGGAGGTCGCCTTCAACATCGCAGATGCCCACCAGGGCCGTGGCCTCGGTTCGATCCTCCTGGAACACCTGGCCGCCGCCGCCCATGAAAACGGGATCCGCCGGTTCAGCGCCGAGGTGCTGCCCGAGAACCGGAAAATGCTCATGGTGTTCTCCGACGCCGGGTATGACGTCAAACGCCACTTCGACGACGGCGTGGTCAGCCTGGAGTTCGACATCGATCCCACGGAGAAATCCCGCGCCGTCATGGAATCGCGCGAGCACCGCGCAGAGGCGAGGAGCGTGCGTGACCTGCTGGCGCCGTCGTCCGTGGCTGTCATCGGTGCCAGCCGCAGCTGGGGGACCGTCGGCTACCAGCTGCTGGAGCACATCGTTGAAGGAGGCTTCCCGGGTCCCGTCTATGCCATCAACCCGGAGGCCCTGGAGCTCGCGGGGATGCTGTCCTTTGCCCGGCTCTCCGACGTTCCCGAGCCGGTCCAGCTGGCCGTCATTGCAGTCCCGTACGAGGAAGTTTCCACCGTGGCGGACGACTGCGCCGCGGCGGGAGTAAAGGGAATGGTGATCGTCTCGGCAGGGTTCGCGGACGACGGCGAACGCGGCCTCGCGCGCCAGCGGGACCTGGTCCGGAAGGCGCGTGCCAACGGCATGCGGGTCATCGGGCCGGCCTCACTTGGCATCCTCAACGCCCATCCCGAGGTGTCATTGAACGCGTCAATGGCGCCCACGTTGCCGCCGCGCGGGGGCCTGGGGCTTTTCAGCCAGTCCGCGGCGATCGGCGTTTCCCTCTACGCCGCATCCAGCCGGCGCAGGCTGGGGTTATCCACCTTCCTCTCCGCCGGAAACAGGGCAGATGTATCGGGCAATGACATGATGCAGTTCTGGGAGGACGACGCCGACACCACCGCGGTGGGGCTCTACCTGGAGTCGATCGGGAACCCCCGCAAGTTTTCCCGTCTCGCGCGGCGGCTTGCCCGCACCAAACCGGTGATCGTTGCCAAGTCGGAGTCGATGGGGCTGCGGCTGCCGCCGGGCCACGCTGTCCGGACCACGCAGGCGCCTGCCGGCGCCCTGGATGCCATGATGCGCCAGGCCGGCGTGATCCGGGTGGAGACCGTCGAACAGCTGGCGGACGTGGCCCAGATCGTGTCAGGCCAGCCCCTGCCTGCGGGCCCGGACCTGGCCGTCTTCAGTAATTCCCTGGCGCTCGGCAAGGTGGTGGCGGACAGCGCCTCCGCGCACGGCCTGGGGGTTGAGCGGGTGGTCACCGATGTGGATCTCGACGCCGGCATGTCCCTCGCGCTGCCGGCCCTGCGCGCCAGTCTCCGGGCAGTGCTCGCGTCGGACACCGTCCACGCCATGGTGGCGGCGCTGCTTCCGGCCAGGGGCCTGACAGTGGAGAAGATCGCCGAAGTCCTGGCGGAATGCTCCGCTGAAGCCGGTAAACCGGTGGTGGCAGCCTTCACGGGCATCCTGGACCCGTCGGTTTATGTCGAGGGCATGGTCGGCGAGGACCAGCCGGTCCCGTGTTTCTCCAACGCCGGAGCGGCCGTGGCCGCGCTCGCGGCGGTCGTCAGGTATGCGGAGTGGCTCGCGCGTGACCAGGGCCATTTTGCGGAACCGGCCGGCTGCCACCCCGAACGTGCGCGGGTCCAGCTTGACGGGCTGCTCCGCGACGTCCACGGGGAGCAGCTCATGCAGCTGGATACGGATGCCGCGGCGTCGCTCCTGGGGCACTATGGCATCAACGTGCTGCCATCCGTGGGCTTCGACACTGCGGAGCAGGCAGTTGACGCCGCGGACAGGCTGGGCTGGCCTGTGGCGTTGAAAACCACCGAACCGTCCCTCCGCCACCGGCTCGACCTTGGCGGCGTGCGCCTGGACATCGAGGACCCTGACTCCCTGCGCCGGAACATCGTCCAGATGCGGCGGGCGCTGTCGCCATACGGTTCGCCGTCCCTGGAAGTGCAGTCCATGGCGCCCGTCGGGCAGGCCTGCACCTTCCGGGCCATTGAGGATCCGCTTCTTGGGCCGGTGGTCTCATTCGGGCTGGCCGGTGATGCCGTCAACCTGCTGGACGACTGGGCGCACCGGGTGCCGCCGCTCTCAGCGGCCGACGTCAAGGACTTCATCCGCGCTCCGCGGGCCGCACGGAAGCTCTTTGGCTACCAGGGCCTGCCTGCCGTGGACGTTGCCGCCCTGGAGGAGCTCGCCGGCAGGATGGCATGGATGAAGGACAACCATCCGGAGATAGCGCTGGTGGAATTCAACCCCGTGCTGTGCGGAACCCGGGGCGTGGCCATCCTCGCGGCGGACGTCCGGATCGGGAACCCGGCACACCGCACGGACAGTGCCAGGCGCGCCATGCTGGGCTAG